Proteins co-encoded in one Malus domestica chromosome 09, GDT2T_hap1 genomic window:
- the LOC103429183 gene encoding palmitoyl-monogalactosyldiacylglycerol delta-7 desaturase, chloroplastic-like encodes MIDWDRWLVKWHIEFWGRQWNFVDIATLAGLSYLHYLALLAPFHFNWTAFWLAVALYFITGVGVTLSFHRNLSHRSFILPKWLEYFFAYCGVLSLQRSPLEWVSIHRAHHQFTDTLKDPHSPIKGFWFSHIGWAIDYRNRFGSYEARLKNVGDLKSQPYYRFLHYTYPLHSIALGVVLYAIGGMPFLVWGMGVRTVIFLHAIFGLNSVCHTWGQAVWDSGDLSKNNWILGLLTHGEGWHNNHHAFEFSARHGFEWWQIDVTWYVIRFLQAVALATDVKLPTETQKKRRALSNKINQA; translated from the exons ATGATAGATTGGGATCGGTGGCTGGTGAAGTGGCATATAGAGTTTTGGGGGAGGCAATGGAACTTTGTCGATATCGCCACTTTGGCTGGCCTTTCCTATTTGCATTACCTTGCTCTTCTAGCACCGTTTCATTTCAACTGGACTGCGTTTTGGCTGGCCGTCGCACTTTATTTTATCACAGGTGTGGGTGTAACCCTATCGTTCCATAGGAACCTTTCACACCGGAGTTTTATTCTTCCAAAGTGGCTTGAATACTTCTTTGCTTATTGTGGGGTTCTTTCACTTCAG AGAAGTCCACTTGAGTGGGTGAGCATCCACAGAGCTCACCATCAATTTACTGACACGTTGAAAGACCCCCATAGCCCTATTAAGGGATTCTGGTTCAGTCATATTGGTTGGGCCATTGATTATCGTAATCGGTTTGGAAGT TATGAAGCTAGATTAAAGAACGTTGGAGACTTAAAAAGCCAACCATACTATAGGTTTCTTCATTATACGTACCCCCTTCATTCAATTGCTCTTGGAGTTGTATTGTATGCTATAGGAGGAATGCCCTTTTTAGTTTGGGGAATG GGCGTGAGGACGGTAATTTTTCTCCACGCTATATTTGGATTAAATTCGGTTTGCCACACATGGGGGCAAGCAGTATGGGACAGTGGTGATTTGTCTAAAAACAACTG GATCTTAGGATTGCTGACACATGGAGAAGGTTGGCACAATAATCACCATGCATTTGAGTTCTCAGCTCGGCATGGATTTGAATGGTGGCAAATTGATGTTACTTGGTACGTGATCAGATTTCTTCAAGCTGTTGCTTTGGCTACAGACGTAAAACTTCCGACTGAGactcaaaagaaaagaagagctTTATCCAATAAAATCAATCAGGCTTGA
- the LOC103429090 gene encoding palmitoyl-monogalactosyldiacylglycerol delta-7 desaturase, chloroplastic-like: protein MGEWVTQWRVEFLGREWNVVDIGSVVVVSALHLLTLLAPFHFNWPAFWVAIALYLVVGVSVNLSYHRQLSHRSFKLPKWLEYFFAYCGVLSFQRSPLEWVSIHRSHHQFTDTLKDPHSPVRGFWYSHIGWIFDYRSRFGSYEARLKNVGDLKRQPFYRFLHYTYPLHAIGFGVLLYALGGSPFLVWGLGVRSVIFLHATFGINSICHTWGQQVWDTGDLSRNNWLIGLLAHGEGWHNNHHAFEHSARHGLEWWQIDITWYVIRFLEAVGLATDVKLPTETQKNRRALMLTSNNHQINNEKQLNAKINNGKL, encoded by the exons ATGGGAGAGTGGGTGACGCAGTGGAGGGTAGAATTTTTGGGGAGGGAATGGAACGTCGTGGACATAGGCTCAGTAGTCGTCGTTTCGGCTTTGCATTTGCTTACTCTTTTAGCTCCATTTCATTTCAACTGGCCTGCATTTTGGGTAGCAATTGCACTCTATCTTGTCGTAGGAGTGAGTGTGAATCTCTCTTACCACAGGCAACTTTCCCACCGGAGTTTCAAGCTTCCCAAATGGCTTGAATATTTTTTTGCTTACTGTGGAGTCCTATCGTTTCAG AGAAGTCCGCTTGAATGGGTGAGCATACACCGATCTCACCACCAATTTACAGACACATTGAAGGACCCTCATAGTCCAGTTAGAGGATTTTGGTATAGTCACATTGGTTGGATCTTCGATTATCGTTCTCGGTTTGGAAGT TATGAAGCACGACTAAAGAatgttggagacttgaaaaggCAGCCATTCTATAGATTTCTTCATTATACGTACCCCCTTCATGCAATTGGTTTTGGAGTTCTCCTCTACGCTTTGGGAGGATCACCCTTTCTGGTTTGGGGACTG gGTGTGAGGTCAGTCATTTTTCTCCATGCTACTTTTGGAATAAATTCAATTTGCCATACTTGGGGGCAACAAGTATGGGATACTGGTGATTTGTCTCGAAACAACTG GTTAATTGGATTGCTGGCGCATGGAGAAGGTTGGCATAACAATCACCATGCATTTGAACACTCAGCTCGGCACGGCCTAGAGTGGTGGCAAATTGATATTACTTGGTACGTAATAAGATTTCTTGAAGCTGTTGGATTAGCAACGGATGTAAAGCTTCCTACTGAGACTCAGAAGAATCGAAGAGCTTTAATGTTAACCAGCAACAACCACCAAATCAACAACGAAAAACAACTCAACGCAAAAATCAACAATGGAAAGCTTTGA
- the LOC103442663 gene encoding palmitoyl-monogalactosyldiacylglycerol delta-7 desaturase, chloroplastic-like isoform X1 yields the protein MGEWVTQWRVEFLGREWNFVDIGSVVVVFALHLLTLLAPFHFTWPAFWVAVALYFVVGVSVNLSYHRQLSHRSFKLPKWLEYFFAYCGVLSFQRSPLEWVSIHRSHHQFTDTLKDPHSPVRGFWYSHIGWIFDFRSRFGSYEARLKNVGDLKRDPFYRFLHYTYPLHAISFGVLLYAVGGLPFLVWGLGVRSVIFLHATFGINSICHTWGKQVWNTGDLSRNNWLIGLMAHGEGWHNNHHAFEHSARHGLEWWEIDVTWYVIRFLEIIGLATEVQRPTETQKKRKALLSNNVNNQTRQLEEKLETEINGGKI from the exons ATGGGAGAGTGGGTGACGCAGTGGCGGGTAGAATTTTTGGGGAGGGAATGGAACTTTGTGGATATAGGCTCAGTAGTTGTCGTTTTTGCTTTGCATTTGCTTACTCTTTTAGCTCCATTCCATTTCACCTGGCCTGCATTTTGGGTGGCAGTTGCACTCTATTTTGTTGTAGGAGTGAGTGTAAATCTTTCTTACCACAGGCAACTTTCCCACCGGAGTTTCAAGCTTCCCAAATGGCTTGAATACTTCTTTGCTTACTGTGGAGTCCTATCATTTCAG AGAAGTCCGCTTGAATGGGTGAGCATACACCGATCTCACCACCAATTTACAGATACATTGAAGGACCCTCATAGTCCCGTTAGAGGATTTTGGTATAGTCACATCGGTTGGATCTTCGATTTTCGGTCTCGGTTTGGAAGT TATGAAGCACGACTTAAGAacgttggagacttgaaaagaGATCCATTCTACAGATTTCTTCATTATACGTACCCCCTTCATGCAATAAGTTTTGGAGTGCTGCTCTATGCTGTTGGAGGACTACCTTTTTTGGTCTGGGGGCTG ggTGTAAGGTCAGTAATCTTTCTCCACGCTACTTTTGGAATAAATTCGATTTGCCACACATGGGGAAAACAAGTATGGAATACTGGTGATCTGTCTAGAAACAACTG GTTAATTGGATTGATGGCTCATGGAGAAGGTTGGCACAATAATCACCACGCATTTGAACACTCAGCTCGGCATGGCTTGGAATGGTGGGAAATTGATGTTACGTGGTATGTAATAAGATTTCTTGAAATTATTGGTTTGGCAACAGAAGTACAGCGTCCTACTGAGACACAGAAGAAACGAAAAGCTTTATTAAGCAACAACGTGAACAACCAAACCAGGCAGCTCGAGGAAAAGCTTGAAACAGAAATCAATGGCGGAAAGATTTGA
- the LOC103442663 gene encoding palmitoyl-monogalactosyldiacylglycerol delta-7 desaturase, chloroplastic-like isoform X2: protein MGEWVTQWRVEFLGREWNFVDIGSVVVVFALHLLTLLAPFHFTWPAFWVAVALYFVVGVSVNLSYHRQLSHRSFKLPKWLEYFFAYCGVLSFQYEARLKNVGDLKRDPFYRFLHYTYPLHAISFGVLLYAVGGLPFLVWGLGVRSVIFLHATFGINSICHTWGKQVWNTGDLSRNNWLIGLMAHGEGWHNNHHAFEHSARHGLEWWEIDVTWYVIRFLEIIGLATEVQRPTETQKKRKALLSNNVNNQTRQLEEKLETEINGGKI from the exons ATGGGAGAGTGGGTGACGCAGTGGCGGGTAGAATTTTTGGGGAGGGAATGGAACTTTGTGGATATAGGCTCAGTAGTTGTCGTTTTTGCTTTGCATTTGCTTACTCTTTTAGCTCCATTCCATTTCACCTGGCCTGCATTTTGGGTGGCAGTTGCACTCTATTTTGTTGTAGGAGTGAGTGTAAATCTTTCTTACCACAGGCAACTTTCCCACCGGAGTTTCAAGCTTCCCAAATGGCTTGAATACTTCTTTGCTTACTGTGGAGTCCTATCATTTCAG TATGAAGCACGACTTAAGAacgttggagacttgaaaagaGATCCATTCTACAGATTTCTTCATTATACGTACCCCCTTCATGCAATAAGTTTTGGAGTGCTGCTCTATGCTGTTGGAGGACTACCTTTTTTGGTCTGGGGGCTG ggTGTAAGGTCAGTAATCTTTCTCCACGCTACTTTTGGAATAAATTCGATTTGCCACACATGGGGAAAACAAGTATGGAATACTGGTGATCTGTCTAGAAACAACTG GTTAATTGGATTGATGGCTCATGGAGAAGGTTGGCACAATAATCACCACGCATTTGAACACTCAGCTCGGCATGGCTTGGAATGGTGGGAAATTGATGTTACGTGGTATGTAATAAGATTTCTTGAAATTATTGGTTTGGCAACAGAAGTACAGCGTCCTACTGAGACACAGAAGAAACGAAAAGCTTTATTAAGCAACAACGTGAACAACCAAACCAGGCAGCTCGAGGAAAAGCTTGAAACAGAAATCAATGGCGGAAAGATTTGA
- the LOC103442646 gene encoding glucan endo-1,3-beta-glucosidase 12, producing MLYFSKNQSMERHVIAVLLLLSVFSSLADAASVGVNYGRIADNLPSAYKVVQLLKSQGLERVKVFDSDPAVLRALAGSDIKVTVDLPNELLSSAAKSQSFATNWVQRNVVAYHPNTQIEAIGVGNEVFVDTHHTTKFLISAMKNIHTALVHFKLESSIKVSSPIALSALQNSYPSSAGSFRPELVEPVFKPMLEFLRQTGSYLMVNCYPYFAYESNSDVIPLDYALFRENPGVVDAGNGLRYFNLFDAQIDAVFAAMSALKYDDINMVVSETGWPSKGDSVEVGASVENAAAYNGNLVRRILTGGGTPLRPKADLTVYLFALFNEDKKFGPTSERNYGLFFPNERKVYDIPFTVEGLKNYHDRRSPVSGNQQVTAPVNGDVSKSLTGSTWCVANGEAGKEKLQAGLDYACGEGGADCHQIQPGSACYDPNTLEAHASYAFNSYYQKKARGVGTCYFGGAAYVVSQPPKFGKCELPTGYGN from the exons ATGCTCTACTTCTCCAAGAACCAGAGCATGGAACGCCATGTCATCGCCGTCCTGCTCCTCCTTTCTGTCTTTTCATCTCTAGCGG ATGCTGCCTCGGTCGGAGTGAACTATGGTAGAATCGCCGACAACCTGCCGTCGGCGTACAAGGTGGTGCAACTTCTGAAGTCCCAAGGATTGGAGCGGGTCAAGGTCTTCGACTCCGACCCAGCCGTGCTCCGGGCCCTAGCTGGATCCGACATCAAGGTCACCGTCGACCTCCCCAACGAGCTCCTCTCCTCCGCCGCCAAGTCTCAGTCTTTCGCTACCAACTGGGTCCAGCGAAACGTCGTCGCTTACCACCCCAACACCCAGATCGAAGCTATCGGCGTCGGCAATGAGGTCTTCGTTGACACCCACCACACCACCAAGTTCCTCATCTCCGCTATGAAAAACATCCACACCGCCCTCGTCCACTTCAAGCTCGAGTCATCCATCAAAGTCTCCTCCCCCATTGCCCTCAGCGCCCTGCAAAACTCCTACCCGTCTTCCGCCGGCTCATTCCGTCCCGAACTCGTTGAACCCGTTTTCAAGCCCATGCTAGAGTTCCTTCGTCAAACCGGGTCCTATCTCATGGTGAACTGCTACCCCTACTTCGCTTACGAGTCAAACTCTGACGTCATCCCCTTGGACTATGCCCTCTTCCGTGAAAACCCTGGAGTCGTGGACGCCGGCAACGGCCTCCGTTATTTCAACCTCTTCGACGCCCAGATCGACGCCGTTTTCGCCGCCATGTCGGCGTTAAAGTACGACGACATCAACATGGTTGTGTCGGAAACGGGCTGGCCGTCCAAAGGCGACTCGGTTGAAGTAGGCGCGAGTGTGGAGAATGCAGCCGCCTACAACGGCAACCTGGTCCGTCGGATATTGACCGGCGGGGGGACCCCCTTGAGGCCCAAAGCAGATCTGACCGTCTATCTCTTCGCTCTATTCAACGAGGACAAGAAATTCGGTCCCACATCAGAGAGAAACTACGGGCTCTTCTTCCCCAACGAGCGGAAGGTGTACGACATACCGTTTACCGTCGAAGGGCTAAAGAACTACCACGACCGCCGGTCGCCGGTATCCGGAAACCAGCAGGTGACTGCTCCGGTCAACGGGGACGTGTCGAAGAGCTTGACCGGGAGCACGTGGTGCGTGGCGAATGGGGAGGCCGGGAAGGAGAAGCTGCAGGCGGGACTAGACTACGCTTGCGGTGAGGGCGGGGCGGACTGCCATCAGATCCAGCCGGGGTCCGCGTGTTACGATCCCAACACCCTGGAGGCCCACGCCTCATACGCTTTCAACAGTTACTACCAAAAGAAGGCACGCGGAGTCGGCACGTGCTATTTTGGCGGGGCGGCCTACGTCGTCTCTCAACCACCCA AGTTTGGGAAATGTGAGCTGCCGACTGGGTACGGAAACTGA
- the LOC139187750 gene encoding uncharacterized protein — MTDVEVFGPRCGDETVVGQQMGLVEQHLIGSPVQRQRLTGVNPTESNKLFKLELTGAWEPPGSSCASTAIDSRDFNEILQAHEQEGGNIRHDRQMEGFRGAVEQCRLVDLGFTGNKFTWFTTRGGGIKVRLDRALVVQDGWNHEVAGSPVFQVTEKIKMTRMKLTNWAWNNARAEPKEIREVEDKLTSLLGQPFTDESIEQKKKLIRKLNRLLEQDEQFWRQRSKENWVKLRDRNTKYFHQKANKRQKLNCLYGLMDDNACWHDDRRGMEEIVVSYFTQLFRSSGGENFGDILCHISPKVTDEMNSSLLSPFMDEEIKCAVFQMHPTKVPGPDGAKSSKIEKEEICIHSTHKQVEAYSSAGYITQSAFIPGSLISDNYLVAAEVAHYIHKRSSGLNGLMALKLDMSKAYDRVEWKFLEAVMQSLGFADRCIRMVMCTQKEEYVKGVLSPPSYLCCVQKAYRLFLSKAKWEGKLHGIKVCRAAFSIHHLFFTDDCFLFTRGTIREVIADSLGMREELNMMIAKFWWSGDSGKRKIRWLSWRVLYFLEARVTSNSLYVWRSIAISRLMLHKGLRWQEEVELIRGIPLSVLDIGDCKVWHYDRHGRFTVRNAYHVARVIPTASREWAAGSHSYTSNGGEKLWNKLWTAGVPGKVKICVWRACLDSLPTRLNLCKRRVPVEDGCVVCGCQVESVEHILRHCHVARAVWFRGLGLRVDTGHGVSLLNWLANMQLQGSADGFELGLMLIWSLWKHRNEVLWNAGPIDSSMSALHAEFLAARHAEQLVKGIYSVDV, encoded by the exons ATGACTGATGTTGAGGTCTTTGGGCCTCGGTGTGGAGATGAGACTGTGGTGGGTCAGCAGATGGGATTGGTTGAGCAGCATCTCATAGGCAG TCCAGTTCAGCGGCAGAGGTTGACAGGGGTCAACCCCACCGAAAGTAATAAGTTGTTTAAGTTGGAACTGACGGGGGCTTGGGAACCTCCGGGCAGTTCATGCGCTTCAACAGCTA TTGATAGTAGAG ATTTTAATGAAATCCTTCAAGCCCATGAGCAGGAAGGTGGTAATATTCGGCATGATAGACAAATGGAGGGCTTTCGAGGGGCGGTGGAGCAGTGTCGCTTGGTGGACCTTGGGTTCACAGGAAATAAATTCACATGGTTCACAACGAGGGGCGGTGGCATTAAGGTTCGCCTGGATAGGGCTCTGG TGGTGCAAGATGGGTGGAACCATGAGGTGGCCGGTTCTCCAGTGTTCCAAGTTACTGAGAAAATCAAGATGACACGGATGAAGCTTACTAACTGGGCTTGGAACAATGCACGGGCAGAACCAAAGGAAATTAGAGAGGTGGAGGATAAGCTTACGAGTTTGTTAGGGCAGCCGTTCACTGATGAGTCTattgagcaaaaaaaaaagctaattcGAAAGCTAAACAGATTGCTTGAACAAGAtgagcaattttggagacaacGTTCGAAAGAAAATTGGGTAAAACTGAGGGATCGCAATACAAAGTATTTCCATCAGAAGGCTAATAAGAGGCAGAAGCTGAACTGTTTATATGGGTTAATGGATGATAATGCTTGTTGGCATGATGATCGTAGGGGGATGGAGGAGATTGTGGTGTCTTATTTCACACAACTTTTTCGCTCAAGTGGAGGAGAGAACTTTGGTGATATATTGTGCCATATTTCACCTAAGGTGACGGATGAGATGAATTCTTCCCTGCTTAGCCCATTTATGGATGAAGAGATAAAGTGTGCTGTCTTTCAGATGCATCCTACGAAGGTGCCGGGACCAGACG gtgcaaaatcgtccaagatcgagaaggaagaaatttgcatccacagtacTCACAAACAGGTTGAAGCTTATTCTTCCGCAGGTTATATAACTCAAAGTGCTTTTATTCCGGGGAGCTTAATATCAGATAATTACTTAGTTGCTGCTGAGGTTGCACATTATATACATAAAAGGTCATCGGGGCTTAATGGGCTTATGGCTTTGAAATTAGACATGAGTAAGGCTTATGATCGGGTGGAATGGAAGTTTCTAGAGGCTGTGATGCAAAGTTTGGGATTCGCTGACAGGTGTATCCGTATG GTTATGTGCACCCAGAAAGAGGAATACGTCAAGGGGGTCCTCTCTCCCCCTTCTTATTTGtgttgtgtgcagaaggcctaTCGGCTCTTTTTGTCTAAGGCCAAGTGGGAAGGAAAGTTACATGGGATCAAGGTGTGTCGTGCAGCTTTTAGCATTCATCACTTGTTCTTCACTgatgattgttttctttttaccCGGGGTACTATTCGTGAAG TTATTGCTGATAGTCTTGGCATGCGTGAGGAGTTGAATATGATGATAGCTAAGTTTTGGTGGAGTGGAGATTCGGGAAAAAGGAAAATACGTTGGCTTAGTTGGAGGGTGTTAT ATTTTCTTGAGGCTAGGGTAACATCTAATAGCTTATATGTTTGGCGTAGTATTGCTATTTCGAGACTGATGCTCCACAAGGGACTTCGGTGGCAG GAGGAAGTGGAATTAATTCGAGGGATTCCACTTAGTGTGCTTGATATTGGCGATTGCAAAGTTTGGCATTACGATCGCCATGGGAGATTTACAGTCCGAAATGCTTATCATGTTGCTCGAGTGATTCCTACAGCTAGTAGGGAATGGGCTGCTGGCTCGCATTCGTATACTAGTAATGGTGGGGAGAAGCTTTGGAATAAGTTGTGGACGGCTGGTGTACCCGGGAAAGTAAAGATTTGTGTGTGGCGGGCATGTTTGGATTCTTTGCCTACAAGGTTAAATCTTTGTAAGAGAAGGGTGCCAGTAGAGGATGGATGTGTTGTGTGTGGGTGCCAGGTGGAATCCGTAGAGCATATTTTGCGTCATTGCCATGTTGCTAGAGCGGTATGGTTTCGAGGTTTGGGTTTAAGGGTGGATACTGGGCATGGTGTGAGTTTATTGAATTGGTTGGCCAATATGCAGTTACAGGGATCTGCAGATGGTTTTGAGCTTGGTCTAATGCTGATTTGGTCATTATGGAAACACCGTAACGAAGTTTTATGGAATG CTGGTCCAATTGATTCATCAATGTCAGCATTGCATGCAGAGTTCTTAGCAGCTAGGCACGCTGAACAGTTGGTCAAAGGGATATACTCGGTTGATGTCTAA